In Parus major isolate Abel chromosome 19, Parus_major1.1, whole genome shotgun sequence, a genomic segment contains:
- the SLC13A5 gene encoding solute carrier family 13 member 5 isoform X2, whose amino-acid sequence MAPTCLRPLLRYRSFAILFLTPLLLLPLPLAVSTREARCAYIVIIMAVYWCTEVIPLAVTSLIPVVFFPLLGVQTAKKVCFQYLNNTNMLFLGGLIVAISVEQWNLHRRIALRVLLILGVKPALLMLGFMAVTAFLSMWISNTATTAMMVPIVQAVLDQIDSTEYDVNMMEQATGQTNAVIELEEKSTSESTAVHVVSNEQAPDDARSSEEQKMKKRICKGMTLCVCYAASIGGTATLTGTGPNVVLKGQMNQLYPNNNDIVNFASWFGFAFPNMIVMLVLAWLWLQCSFMGLNFKKNWGYGTERTAKEKAAYNVLKEEMRKLGPVSYAELNVFLLFLLLVLLWFTRNPGFVKGWAARLFSGGDKYITDSVPAMFVALLLFVLPAHKPKFIAWNQSVSDPKQTEEDIKKPFLSTSLLDWDVVQRKMPWSIVLLLGGGFALADASANSGLSAWLGHQMTPLGSIPPWAIATVVSLIIAVFTECTSNVATATLFLPVFSSLATSIKIHPLYVMVPATLSASFAFMLPVATPPNAIVFSYGHLRVLDMCSSEAGGVPESQKYMCQCLQ is encoded by the exons ATGGCCCCGACGTGCCTGCGGCCCCTGCTGAGGTACCGCTCCTTCGCCATCCTCTTCCTCacgccgctgctgctgctgccgctgccgctCGCTGTGTCCACGCGG GAGGCCAGATGTGCATATATCGTCATCATCATGGCTGTGTACTGGTGCACTGAAGTGATCCCCCTGGCTGTCACCTCCCTCATTCCAGTggtatttttccctctgcttggAGTTCAGACTGCTAAAAAA GTGTGCTTTCAGTACCTAAATAACACAAACATGCTCTTCCTTGGAGGGCTGATTGTCGCAATTTCTGTTGAGCAGTGGAATCTTCACAGAAGGATTGCACTGAGAGTCCTTCTGATTCTTGGGGTGAAACCTGCACT ccTCATGCTGGGATTTATGGCAGTCACTGCCTTCCTGTCCATGTGGATAAGCAACACAGCCACCACTGCCATGATGGTTCCCATTGTCCAGGCTGTTCTGGATCAAATTGACAGCACAGAGTATGATGTGAACATGATGGAACAAGCAACTGGGCAAACAAATGCAGTGATTGAGCTGGAGGAAAAGAGCACATCAGAGTCCACTGCAGTGCACG TTGTAAGCAATGAACAAGCCCCTGATGACGCCAGATCttctgaggaacagaaaatgaagaagcGTATATGCAAGGGAATGACACTTTGTGTATGCTATGCTGCCAGCATTGGAGGAACTGCAACACTTACCGGAACAGGACCAAATGTGGTACTGAAAGGCCAGATGAATCA GTTATACCCCAACAATAATGATATTGTGAATTTTGCTTCCTGGTTTGGATTTGCATTCCCAAACATGATTGTGATGTTGGTGCTAGCTTGGCTTTGGTTACAGTGCTCCTTCATGGGACTCAA ctttaaaaaaaactggGGCTATGGGACAGAGagaactgcaaaagaaaaagctgcataCAATGtgctgaaggaagaaatgagaaagtTAGGCCCTGTCTCTTATGCTGAATTAAATGTCttcctgttgtttttattgctggTGCTCTTGTGGTTTACCAGAAACCCAGGCTTTGTAAAAGGCTGGGctgccaggctcttctcaggAGGAGACAA GTATATCACTGATTCTGTTCCTGCTATGTTTGTTGCCCTGTTACTGTTTGTGCTTCCTGCTCATAAGCCCAAATTCATAGCCTGGAATCAAAGCGTGTCTGACCCTAAACAGACTGAAGAAG ATataaaaaagccatttttatcAACCTCGCTGCTAGACTGGGATGTGGTTCAAAGGAAGATGCCCTGGAgcattgtgctgctgctgggaggaggtTTTGCTTTAGCTGATGCAAGCGCA aactCTGGGCTCTCAGCTTGGCTGGGTCATCAGATGACTCCCCTGGGATCTATCCCACCATGGGCCATTGCAACAGTGGTCTCCCTTATTATAGCTGTCTTCACTGAATGCACCAGTAACGTGGCCACAGCTACCCTCTTCCTGCCCGTCTTTTCATCCTTG GCTACATCTATCAAGATCCACCCTTTGTATGTTATGGTGCCTGCTACTCTCAGTGCTTCATTTGCCTTCATGCTACCTGTTGCAACACCACCAAATGCAATAGTGTTTTCTTATGGCCACCTCCGTGTATTGGATATG
- the SLC13A5 gene encoding solute carrier family 13 member 5 isoform X1 has translation MAPTCLRPLLRYRSFAILFLTPLLLLPLPLAVSTREARCAYIVIIMAVYWCTEVIPLAVTSLIPVVFFPLLGVQTAKKVCFQYLNNTNMLFLGGLIVAISVEQWNLHRRIALRVLLILGVKPALLMLGFMAVTAFLSMWISNTATTAMMVPIVQAVLDQIDSTEYDVNMMEQATGQTNAVIELEEKSTSESTAVHVVSNEQAPDDARSSEEQKMKKRICKGMTLCVCYAASIGGTATLTGTGPNVVLKGQMNQLYPNNNDIVNFASWFGFAFPNMIVMLVLAWLWLQCSFMGLNFKKNWGYGTERTAKEKAAYNVLKEEMRKLGPVSYAELNVFLLFLLLVLLWFTRNPGFVKGWAARLFSGGDKYITDSVPAMFVALLLFVLPAHKPKFIAWNQSVSDPKQTEEDIKKPFLSTSLLDWDVVQRKMPWSIVLLLGGGFALADASANSGLSAWLGHQMTPLGSIPPWAIATVVSLIIAVFTECTSNVATATLFLPVFSSLATSIKIHPLYVMVPATLSASFAFMLPVATPPNAIVFSYGHLRVLDMVRTGIVMNLIGVCCITLAINTWGRPVFGLDTFPAWANSTANQ, from the exons ATGGCCCCGACGTGCCTGCGGCCCCTGCTGAGGTACCGCTCCTTCGCCATCCTCTTCCTCacgccgctgctgctgctgccgctgccgctCGCTGTGTCCACGCGG GAGGCCAGATGTGCATATATCGTCATCATCATGGCTGTGTACTGGTGCACTGAAGTGATCCCCCTGGCTGTCACCTCCCTCATTCCAGTggtatttttccctctgcttggAGTTCAGACTGCTAAAAAA GTGTGCTTTCAGTACCTAAATAACACAAACATGCTCTTCCTTGGAGGGCTGATTGTCGCAATTTCTGTTGAGCAGTGGAATCTTCACAGAAGGATTGCACTGAGAGTCCTTCTGATTCTTGGGGTGAAACCTGCACT ccTCATGCTGGGATTTATGGCAGTCACTGCCTTCCTGTCCATGTGGATAAGCAACACAGCCACCACTGCCATGATGGTTCCCATTGTCCAGGCTGTTCTGGATCAAATTGACAGCACAGAGTATGATGTGAACATGATGGAACAAGCAACTGGGCAAACAAATGCAGTGATTGAGCTGGAGGAAAAGAGCACATCAGAGTCCACTGCAGTGCACG TTGTAAGCAATGAACAAGCCCCTGATGACGCCAGATCttctgaggaacagaaaatgaagaagcGTATATGCAAGGGAATGACACTTTGTGTATGCTATGCTGCCAGCATTGGAGGAACTGCAACACTTACCGGAACAGGACCAAATGTGGTACTGAAAGGCCAGATGAATCA GTTATACCCCAACAATAATGATATTGTGAATTTTGCTTCCTGGTTTGGATTTGCATTCCCAAACATGATTGTGATGTTGGTGCTAGCTTGGCTTTGGTTACAGTGCTCCTTCATGGGACTCAA ctttaaaaaaaactggGGCTATGGGACAGAGagaactgcaaaagaaaaagctgcataCAATGtgctgaaggaagaaatgagaaagtTAGGCCCTGTCTCTTATGCTGAATTAAATGTCttcctgttgtttttattgctggTGCTCTTGTGGTTTACCAGAAACCCAGGCTTTGTAAAAGGCTGGGctgccaggctcttctcaggAGGAGACAA GTATATCACTGATTCTGTTCCTGCTATGTTTGTTGCCCTGTTACTGTTTGTGCTTCCTGCTCATAAGCCCAAATTCATAGCCTGGAATCAAAGCGTGTCTGACCCTAAACAGACTGAAGAAG ATataaaaaagccatttttatcAACCTCGCTGCTAGACTGGGATGTGGTTCAAAGGAAGATGCCCTGGAgcattgtgctgctgctgggaggaggtTTTGCTTTAGCTGATGCAAGCGCA aactCTGGGCTCTCAGCTTGGCTGGGTCATCAGATGACTCCCCTGGGATCTATCCCACCATGGGCCATTGCAACAGTGGTCTCCCTTATTATAGCTGTCTTCACTGAATGCACCAGTAACGTGGCCACAGCTACCCTCTTCCTGCCCGTCTTTTCATCCTTG GCTACATCTATCAAGATCCACCCTTTGTATGTTATGGTGCCTGCTACTCTCAGTGCTTCATTTGCCTTCATGCTACCTGTTGCAACACCACCAAATGCAATAGTGTTTTCTTATGGCCACCTCCGTGTATTGGATATG gttAGAACTGGAATAGTGATGAACCTCATTGGAGTCTGCTGTATCACTCTGGCCATCAACACATGGGGAAGACCTGTATTTGGGCTGGACacattcccagcctgggcaAACAGCACAGCAAACC
- the SLC13A5 gene encoding solute carrier family 13 member 5 isoform X3, translating into MAPTCLRPLLRYRSFAILFLTPLLLLPLPLAVSTREARCAYIVIIMAVYWCTEVIPLAVTSLIPVVFFPLLGVQTAKKVCFQYLNNTNMLFLGGLIVAISVEQWNLHRRIALRVLLILGVKPALLMLGFMAVTAFLSMWISNTATTAMMVPIVQAVLDQIDSTEYDVNMMEQATGQTNAVIELEEKSTSESTAVHVVSNEQAPDDARSSEEQKMKKRICKGMTLCVCYAASIGGTATLTGTGPNVVLKGQMNQLYPNNNDIVNFASWFGFAFPNMIVMLVLAWLWLQCSFMGLKNPGFVKGWAARLFSGGDKYITDSVPAMFVALLLFVLPAHKPKFIAWNQSVSDPKQTEEDIKKPFLSTSLLDWDVVQRKMPWSIVLLLGGGFALADASANSGLSAWLGHQMTPLGSIPPWAIATVVSLIIAVFTECTSNVATATLFLPVFSSLATSIKIHPLYVMVPATLSASFAFMLPVATPPNAIVFSYGHLRVLDMVRTGIVMNLIGVCCITLAINTWGRPVFGLDTFPAWANSTANQ; encoded by the exons ATGGCCCCGACGTGCCTGCGGCCCCTGCTGAGGTACCGCTCCTTCGCCATCCTCTTCCTCacgccgctgctgctgctgccgctgccgctCGCTGTGTCCACGCGG GAGGCCAGATGTGCATATATCGTCATCATCATGGCTGTGTACTGGTGCACTGAAGTGATCCCCCTGGCTGTCACCTCCCTCATTCCAGTggtatttttccctctgcttggAGTTCAGACTGCTAAAAAA GTGTGCTTTCAGTACCTAAATAACACAAACATGCTCTTCCTTGGAGGGCTGATTGTCGCAATTTCTGTTGAGCAGTGGAATCTTCACAGAAGGATTGCACTGAGAGTCCTTCTGATTCTTGGGGTGAAACCTGCACT ccTCATGCTGGGATTTATGGCAGTCACTGCCTTCCTGTCCATGTGGATAAGCAACACAGCCACCACTGCCATGATGGTTCCCATTGTCCAGGCTGTTCTGGATCAAATTGACAGCACAGAGTATGATGTGAACATGATGGAACAAGCAACTGGGCAAACAAATGCAGTGATTGAGCTGGAGGAAAAGAGCACATCAGAGTCCACTGCAGTGCACG TTGTAAGCAATGAACAAGCCCCTGATGACGCCAGATCttctgaggaacagaaaatgaagaagcGTATATGCAAGGGAATGACACTTTGTGTATGCTATGCTGCCAGCATTGGAGGAACTGCAACACTTACCGGAACAGGACCAAATGTGGTACTGAAAGGCCAGATGAATCA GTTATACCCCAACAATAATGATATTGTGAATTTTGCTTCCTGGTTTGGATTTGCATTCCCAAACATGATTGTGATGTTGGTGCTAGCTTGGCTTTGGTTACAGTGCTCCTTCATGGGACTCAA AAACCCAGGCTTTGTAAAAGGCTGGGctgccaggctcttctcaggAGGAGACAA GTATATCACTGATTCTGTTCCTGCTATGTTTGTTGCCCTGTTACTGTTTGTGCTTCCTGCTCATAAGCCCAAATTCATAGCCTGGAATCAAAGCGTGTCTGACCCTAAACAGACTGAAGAAG ATataaaaaagccatttttatcAACCTCGCTGCTAGACTGGGATGTGGTTCAAAGGAAGATGCCCTGGAgcattgtgctgctgctgggaggaggtTTTGCTTTAGCTGATGCAAGCGCA aactCTGGGCTCTCAGCTTGGCTGGGTCATCAGATGACTCCCCTGGGATCTATCCCACCATGGGCCATTGCAACAGTGGTCTCCCTTATTATAGCTGTCTTCACTGAATGCACCAGTAACGTGGCCACAGCTACCCTCTTCCTGCCCGTCTTTTCATCCTTG GCTACATCTATCAAGATCCACCCTTTGTATGTTATGGTGCCTGCTACTCTCAGTGCTTCATTTGCCTTCATGCTACCTGTTGCAACACCACCAAATGCAATAGTGTTTTCTTATGGCCACCTCCGTGTATTGGATATG gttAGAACTGGAATAGTGATGAACCTCATTGGAGTCTGCTGTATCACTCTGGCCATCAACACATGGGGAAGACCTGTATTTGGGCTGGACacattcccagcctgggcaAACAGCACAGCAAACC